The following are encoded in a window of Caretta caretta isolate rCarCar2 chromosome 19, rCarCar1.hap1, whole genome shotgun sequence genomic DNA:
- the LYPLA2 gene encoding acyl-protein thioesterase 2 isoform X2, which produces MKMVMPSWFDLMGLSPDAPEDEAGIKKASENLKAVIEHEIKNGIPPNRIILGGFSQGGALSLYTALTSQYQLAGIVALSCWLPLHKAFPQAACNGVNKDIAILQCHGEMDPMIPVRFGALTAEKLKSVVTPTKVQFKTYPGMMHSSCPQEMMAVKEFIEKLLPRI; this is translated from the exons ATGAAGATGGTCATGCCCTCCTG GTTCGATCTGATGGGGCTGAGTCCGGACGCGCCTGAGGACGAAGCTGGAATCAAGAAAGCATCTGAAAACC TTAAAGCAGTTATCGAGCATGAGATCAAGAATGGCATCCCACCCAACCGCATCATCCTCGGGGGCTTCTCGCAG GGTGGTGCCCTATCGCTCTACACGGCGCTCACCTCCCAGTACCAGCTGGCTGGCATCGTGGCGCTCAGCTGCTGGCTCCCGCTGCACAAGGCCTTCCCTCAG GCAGCATGCAATGGCGTGAACAAGGATATCGCCATCCTGCAGTGTCATGGGGAGATGGACCCCATGATCCCTGTCCGCTTCGGAGCCCTCACCGCCGAGAAGCTGAAGTCCGTCGTCACCCCCACCAAGGTTCAATTCAAAACCTACCCCGGAATGATGCACAGCTCCTGCCCTCAG GAGATGATGGCGGTGAAGGAATTCATTGAGAAGCTGCTGCCCCGGATCTAA
- the FUCA1 gene encoding tissue alpha-L-fucosidase codes for MASLGEAGGLLLLLLVAGAAGGPRYSPDWPSLDARPLPAWFDQAKVGVFVHWGVFSVPAYGSEWFWWHWQGERRADYERFVREHYPPNTSYADFASRFTARDFSPRYWAWLFEQAGARYVVLTTKHHEGFTNWGSPVSWNWNSVDTGPHQDLVGKLGQALRERNIRYGLYHSLLEWFNPLYLDDKKNGFKTQNFVISKTMPELYDLVLRYKPDLVWSDGDWEGPETYWNSTSFLAWLYNDSPVKDTVVVNDRWCNNCSCNHGGYYNCADKYKPGTLPQHKWEMCTSIDKLSWGYRSNMQVNELMDESSIISELVQTVSFGGNYLLNVGPTKEGVIVPIFQERLLSLGKWLRVNGEAIYASKPWRVQMENTTIDAWYTSKGSTVYAIFLTWPESGVLKLSSPIPSSSTQVTMLGFSETLKWEKALYKGLMITLPYVPPSALPVPCCWTLKLEGVA; via the exons ATGGCGTCGCTGGGAGAGGCGggcgggctgctgctgctgctgctggtagcCGGGGCGGCCGGCGGGCCCCGCTACAGCCCGGACTGGCCCAGCCTGGACGCGAGGCCGCTGCCGGCGTGGTTCGACCAGGCCAAGGTGGGGGTGTTCGTGCACTGGGGGGTGTTCTCGGTGCCCGCCTATGGCTCCGAGTGGTTCTGGTGGCACTGGCAGGGCGAGCGCCGCGCCGACTACGAGCGCTTCGTGCGGGAGCACTACCCGCCCAACACCAGCTACGCCGACTTCGCCTCGCGCTTCACCGCCCGCGACTTCAGCCCGCGCTACTGGGCCTGGCTCTTCGAGCAGGCCGGCGCCAG GTATGTGGTGCTGACTACAAAGCATCATGAGGGCTTCACAAACTGGGGGTCTCCTGTGTCCTGGAACTGGAATTCTGTGGATACGGGGCCCCATCAAGACTTAGTGGGTAAACTGGGACAAGCTCTCAGAGAAAG GAACATACGCTATGGACTCTACCATTCTCTCTTAGAGTGGTTTAATCCTTTGTATTTAGATGACAAAAAAAATGGCTTCAAGACACAGAATTTTGTCATTTCAAAAACTATGCCAGAGCTTTATGATCTTGTTTTAAG GTATAAACCAGATCTGGTTTGGTCAGATGGTGACTGGGAGGGTCCGGAGACATATTGGAACTCTACTTCTTTCCTTGCCTGGCTTTATAATGATAGTCCTGTCAAG GATACCGTTGTGGTAAATGACCGTTGGTGCAATAACTGCTCCTGCAATCATGGAGGATACTACAACTGTGCCGATAAATACAAGCCGGGCACCCTGCCACAGCACAAATGGGAGATGTGCACGTCTATTGACAAACTGTCTTGGGGCTATCGAAGCAACATGCAAGTCAATGAGCTCATGGATGAATCAAGTATTATCTCA GAACTAGTGCAGACTGTGAGTTTTGGAGGCAACTATCTCCTCAATGTGGGCCCTACAAAAGAAGGGGTGATTGTTCCAATCTTTCAAGAAAGGCTTCTGTCCCTTGGAAAATGGCTGCGTGTTAATGGGGAGGCAATTTATGCTTCTAAGCCGTGGCGGGTGCAGATGGAGAACACCACAATTGATGCATG GTACACTTCTAAAGGATCAACTGTCTATGCCATCTTTCTGACCTGGCCAGAGAGTGGTGTGTTGAAGCTGTCTTCACCTATTCCATCTTCAAGCACACAA gTGACTATGTTGGGGTTCTCTGAGACACTGAAGTGGGAGAAGGCCCTATATAAAGGATTGATGATCACTTTGCCCTATGTACCTCCATCTGCTCTCCCAGTGCCGTGTTGCTGGACTCTCAAGCTAGAAGGTGTGGCGTGA
- the LYPLA2 gene encoding acyl-protein thioesterase 2 isoform X1 codes for MCGNNMSVPLLADAVTVSGAERETAAVIFLHGLGDTGHSWAEALSSIRLPYVKYICPHAPRIPVTLNMKMVMPSWFDLMGLSPDAPEDEAGIKKASENLKAVIEHEIKNGIPPNRIILGGFSQGGALSLYTALTSQYQLAGIVALSCWLPLHKAFPQAACNGVNKDIAILQCHGEMDPMIPVRFGALTAEKLKSVVTPTKVQFKTYPGMMHSSCPQEMMAVKEFIEKLLPRI; via the exons ATGTGTGGTAACAACATGTCTGTCCCCCTCCTTGCTGATGCAGTGACTGTTTCAGGGGCAGAACGGGAGACTGCAGCG GTCATTTTTTTACATGGGCTCGGAGACACAGG gcacagctgggctgaggcGCTATCCTCCATCCGACTCCCATATGTGAAATATATCTGCCCTCATGC gCCCAGGATTCCTGTAACCCTCAACATGAAGATGGTCATGCCCTCCTG GTTCGATCTGATGGGGCTGAGTCCGGACGCGCCTGAGGACGAAGCTGGAATCAAGAAAGCATCTGAAAACC TTAAAGCAGTTATCGAGCATGAGATCAAGAATGGCATCCCACCCAACCGCATCATCCTCGGGGGCTTCTCGCAG GGTGGTGCCCTATCGCTCTACACGGCGCTCACCTCCCAGTACCAGCTGGCTGGCATCGTGGCGCTCAGCTGCTGGCTCCCGCTGCACAAGGCCTTCCCTCAG GCAGCATGCAATGGCGTGAACAAGGATATCGCCATCCTGCAGTGTCATGGGGAGATGGACCCCATGATCCCTGTCCGCTTCGGAGCCCTCACCGCCGAGAAGCTGAAGTCCGTCGTCACCCCCACCAAGGTTCAATTCAAAACCTACCCCGGAATGATGCACAGCTCCTGCCCTCAG GAGATGATGGCGGTGAAGGAATTCATTGAGAAGCTGCTGCCCCGGATCTAA
- the HMGCL gene encoding hydroxymethylglutaryl-CoA lyase, mitochondrial isoform X1 produces the protein MTRGRLSRERPKMVAAKRALPWLAASLRPISSTAAGSLPKQVKIVEVGPRDGLQNEKNIVPTQVKISLINMLSETGLPVIEATSFVSPKWVPQMADHTEVLQGIQKFPGVSYPVLTPNLKGFQAAVAAGAKEVSIFGAASELFTKKNINCSIEESLQRFSEVMHAAGAASVPVRGYVSCVLGCPYEGKIAPAKVAEVSKKMYSMGCYEISLGDTIGVGTPGSMKEMLSAVMKEVPVGALAVHCHDTYGQALANTLVALQMGVNVVDSSVAGLGGCPYAQGASGNVATEDLVYMLHGLGIHTGVDLQKLMEAGVFICKALNRRTSSKVVQASCKL, from the exons atgacaagGGGGCGTCTGTCACGTGAGCGTCCCAAGATGGTGGCGGCCAAGCGGGCGCTTCCGTGGTTGGCGGCCTCGCTCCGCCCG ATCAGCTCTACAGCAGCTGGCTCCCTTCCCAAACAAGTGAAAATAGTTGAAGTTGGCCCAAGAGATGGACTGCAGAATGAAAAA AATATTGTCCCTACACAGGTGAAAATCAGCTTAATTAATATGCTGTCTGAAACAGGACTTCCGGTCATAGAGGCTACCAGTTTTGTGTCTCCCAAATGGGTTCCTCAG ATGGCTGACCACACAGAAGTCTTGCAGGGAATTCAGAAATTTCCTGGTGTCAGCTACCCAGTACTGACCCCTAATCTTAAAGGATTTCAAGCAGCG GTGGCAGCAGGGGCCAAAGAGGTGTCTATCTTTGGAGCAGCTTCTGAACTCTTCACTAAGAAGAACATTAACTGTTCCATAGAGGAGAGTTTGCAGAGGTTCAGTGAAGTGATGCatgcagcaggagcagccagtGTTCCAGTCAGAGG GTATGTTTCTTGTGTTCTTGGTTGTCCCTATGAAGGAAAGATTGCCCCAGCTAAAGTTGCAGAG GTGTCCAAGAAGATGTACTCAATGGGGTGCTACGAGATTTCTCTGGGTGACACCATCGGTGTTGGGACCCCTGGGAGCATGAAGGAAATGCTCTCTGCAGTCATGAAAGAGGTACCCGTTGGGGCCCTTGCTGTTCACTGTCATGATACCTATGGGCAGGCTCTCGCCAACACCTTAGTAGCACTTCAG ATGGGTGTGAATGTGGTCGATTCCTCAGTTGCTGGTCTCGGAGGCTGCCCGTACGCACAAGGAGCCTCAGGAAATGTCGCTACAGAAGACTTGGTGTACATGCTACATGGCCTGGGGATTCATACC GGAGTGGATCTACAGAAGCTGATGGAGGCAGGTGTGTTTATCTGCAAAGCACTGAACAGAAGAACCAGTTCCAAAGTGGTTCAGGCTTCCTGCAAACTGTGA
- the HMGCL gene encoding hydroxymethylglutaryl-CoA lyase, mitochondrial isoform X2: MNIVPTQVKISLINMLSETGLPVIEATSFVSPKWVPQMADHTEVLQGIQKFPGVSYPVLTPNLKGFQAAVAAGAKEVSIFGAASELFTKKNINCSIEESLQRFSEVMHAAGAASVPVRGYVSCVLGCPYEGKIAPAKVAEVSKKMYSMGCYEISLGDTIGVGTPGSMKEMLSAVMKEVPVGALAVHCHDTYGQALANTLVALQMGVNVVDSSVAGLGGCPYAQGASGNVATEDLVYMLHGLGIHTGVDLQKLMEAGVFICKALNRRTSSKVVQASCKL, translated from the exons atg AATATTGTCCCTACACAGGTGAAAATCAGCTTAATTAATATGCTGTCTGAAACAGGACTTCCGGTCATAGAGGCTACCAGTTTTGTGTCTCCCAAATGGGTTCCTCAG ATGGCTGACCACACAGAAGTCTTGCAGGGAATTCAGAAATTTCCTGGTGTCAGCTACCCAGTACTGACCCCTAATCTTAAAGGATTTCAAGCAGCG GTGGCAGCAGGGGCCAAAGAGGTGTCTATCTTTGGAGCAGCTTCTGAACTCTTCACTAAGAAGAACATTAACTGTTCCATAGAGGAGAGTTTGCAGAGGTTCAGTGAAGTGATGCatgcagcaggagcagccagtGTTCCAGTCAGAGG GTATGTTTCTTGTGTTCTTGGTTGTCCCTATGAAGGAAAGATTGCCCCAGCTAAAGTTGCAGAG GTGTCCAAGAAGATGTACTCAATGGGGTGCTACGAGATTTCTCTGGGTGACACCATCGGTGTTGGGACCCCTGGGAGCATGAAGGAAATGCTCTCTGCAGTCATGAAAGAGGTACCCGTTGGGGCCCTTGCTGTTCACTGTCATGATACCTATGGGCAGGCTCTCGCCAACACCTTAGTAGCACTTCAG ATGGGTGTGAATGTGGTCGATTCCTCAGTTGCTGGTCTCGGAGGCTGCCCGTACGCACAAGGAGCCTCAGGAAATGTCGCTACAGAAGACTTGGTGTACATGCTACATGGCCTGGGGATTCATACC GGAGTGGATCTACAGAAGCTGATGGAGGCAGGTGTGTTTATCTGCAAAGCACTGAACAGAAGAACCAGTTCCAAAGTGGTTCAGGCTTCCTGCAAACTGTGA
- the GALE gene encoding UDP-glucose 4-epimerase isoform X1: MGKRLRVPEARGGASYLKGAAPQREPGRAQRAAARMAEKILVTGGAGYIGSHCVLELVEAGYIPVVIDNFHNAIRGGDALPESLQRVQEIVGKKILFQELDILDEAALRDLFQKHHFSAVMHFAGLKAVGESVQKPLDYYKVNLTGTIRLLETMKAHGVRDVVFSSSATVYGDPAYLPLDENHPVGGCTNPYGKSKYFIEEMIRDLCKAEKDWNAILLRYFNPIGAHESGRIGEDPQGIPNNLMPYVAQVAVGRREYLSVFGDDYKTADGTGVRDYIHVVDLAKGHIAALKKLKENCGCKIYNLGTGCGYSVLQMIKAMEKASGREIKYKITARREGDIAACYADPALAKQELGWKAAFGLDKMCEDLWRWQVQNPTGFSNN; this comes from the exons ATGGGGAAGCGGCTGCGTGTCCCTGAGGCCCGGGGCGGGGCGTCTTATCTTAAAGGGGCCGCGCCCCAGCGAGAGCCGGGAAGAGCCCAGAGGGCTGCG GCGAGGATGGCAGAGAAGATCCTTGTGACGGGTGGAGCTGGGTACATCGGCAGCCACTGCGTGCTGGAGCTGGTGGAAGCCGGCTATATCCCTGTGGTGATCGATAACTTCCACAATGCCATCCGAG GGGGAGATGCTCTTCCCGAAAGCCTACAGCGTGTGCAGGAGATTGTGGGCAAGAAGATTCTTTTTCAGGAGCTGGATATCCTTGACGAGGCAGCTCTGCGGGATCTCTTTCAGAAG CACCATTTTTCAGCTGTGATGCACTTTGCAGGGCTGAAGGCCGTTGGGGAGTCTGTTCAGAAACCGCTGGACTATTACAAGGTGAACCTCACAGGGACCATTCGACTGCTGGAG ACAATGAAAGCACACGGGGTGAGGGACGTTGTGTTCAGCAGCTCGGCCACGGTGTACGGAGACCCTGCCTACCTCCCGCTGGATGAGAACCACCCGGTTGGGGGCTGCACCAACCCCTATGGCAAATCCAAGTACTTCATTGAGGAGATGATACGAGACCTGTGCAAGGCTGAGAAG GACTGGAATGCCATTCTCCTCCGGTATTTCAATCCCATCGGAGCCCATGAGTCAGGAAGAATCGGAGAAGATCCCCAGGGAATCCCCAACAATCTGATGCCCTACGTTGCTCAG GTGGCAGTGGGGCGCCGGGAGTACCTGAGCGTCTTTGGGGACGATTATAAGACAGCTGACGGAACAG GTGTCAGGGATTATATTCATGTTGTGGATCTAGCCAAAGGCCACATCGCTGCTCTGAAGAAACTGAAAGAAAATTGTGGCTGCAAG ATCTACAACCTGGGCACAGGCTGCGGTTACTCCGTCCTGCAAATGATCAAAGCCATGGAGAAAGCATCAGGAAGAGAG ATAAAGTACAAGATCACTGCGCGGCGGGAGGGGGACATCGCCGCCTGCTACGCTGACCCCGCCCTGGCCAAgcaggagctgggctggaaaGCTGCCTTCGGGCTGGACAAGATGT GTGAAGATTTGTGGCGGTGGCAGGTGCAGAATCCCACAGGCTTCAGCAACAACTAG
- the HMGCL gene encoding hydroxymethylglutaryl-CoA lyase, mitochondrial isoform X3 — MLSETGLPVIEATSFVSPKWVPQMADHTEVLQGIQKFPGVSYPVLTPNLKGFQAAVAAGAKEVSIFGAASELFTKKNINCSIEESLQRFSEVMHAAGAASVPVRGYVSCVLGCPYEGKIAPAKVAEVSKKMYSMGCYEISLGDTIGVGTPGSMKEMLSAVMKEVPVGALAVHCHDTYGQALANTLVALQMGVNVVDSSVAGLGGCPYAQGASGNVATEDLVYMLHGLGIHTGVDLQKLMEAGVFICKALNRRTSSKVVQASCKL; from the exons ATGCTGTCTGAAACAGGACTTCCGGTCATAGAGGCTACCAGTTTTGTGTCTCCCAAATGGGTTCCTCAG ATGGCTGACCACACAGAAGTCTTGCAGGGAATTCAGAAATTTCCTGGTGTCAGCTACCCAGTACTGACCCCTAATCTTAAAGGATTTCAAGCAGCG GTGGCAGCAGGGGCCAAAGAGGTGTCTATCTTTGGAGCAGCTTCTGAACTCTTCACTAAGAAGAACATTAACTGTTCCATAGAGGAGAGTTTGCAGAGGTTCAGTGAAGTGATGCatgcagcaggagcagccagtGTTCCAGTCAGAGG GTATGTTTCTTGTGTTCTTGGTTGTCCCTATGAAGGAAAGATTGCCCCAGCTAAAGTTGCAGAG GTGTCCAAGAAGATGTACTCAATGGGGTGCTACGAGATTTCTCTGGGTGACACCATCGGTGTTGGGACCCCTGGGAGCATGAAGGAAATGCTCTCTGCAGTCATGAAAGAGGTACCCGTTGGGGCCCTTGCTGTTCACTGTCATGATACCTATGGGCAGGCTCTCGCCAACACCTTAGTAGCACTTCAG ATGGGTGTGAATGTGGTCGATTCCTCAGTTGCTGGTCTCGGAGGCTGCCCGTACGCACAAGGAGCCTCAGGAAATGTCGCTACAGAAGACTTGGTGTACATGCTACATGGCCTGGGGATTCATACC GGAGTGGATCTACAGAAGCTGATGGAGGCAGGTGTGTTTATCTGCAAAGCACTGAACAGAAGAACCAGTTCCAAAGTGGTTCAGGCTTCCTGCAAACTGTGA
- the GALE gene encoding UDP-glucose 4-epimerase isoform X2 translates to MAEKILVTGGAGYIGSHCVLELVEAGYIPVVIDNFHNAIRGGDALPESLQRVQEIVGKKILFQELDILDEAALRDLFQKHHFSAVMHFAGLKAVGESVQKPLDYYKVNLTGTIRLLETMKAHGVRDVVFSSSATVYGDPAYLPLDENHPVGGCTNPYGKSKYFIEEMIRDLCKAEKDWNAILLRYFNPIGAHESGRIGEDPQGIPNNLMPYVAQVAVGRREYLSVFGDDYKTADGTGVRDYIHVVDLAKGHIAALKKLKENCGCKIYNLGTGCGYSVLQMIKAMEKASGREIKYKITARREGDIAACYADPALAKQELGWKAAFGLDKMCEDLWRWQVQNPTGFSNN, encoded by the exons ATGGCAGAGAAGATCCTTGTGACGGGTGGAGCTGGGTACATCGGCAGCCACTGCGTGCTGGAGCTGGTGGAAGCCGGCTATATCCCTGTGGTGATCGATAACTTCCACAATGCCATCCGAG GGGGAGATGCTCTTCCCGAAAGCCTACAGCGTGTGCAGGAGATTGTGGGCAAGAAGATTCTTTTTCAGGAGCTGGATATCCTTGACGAGGCAGCTCTGCGGGATCTCTTTCAGAAG CACCATTTTTCAGCTGTGATGCACTTTGCAGGGCTGAAGGCCGTTGGGGAGTCTGTTCAGAAACCGCTGGACTATTACAAGGTGAACCTCACAGGGACCATTCGACTGCTGGAG ACAATGAAAGCACACGGGGTGAGGGACGTTGTGTTCAGCAGCTCGGCCACGGTGTACGGAGACCCTGCCTACCTCCCGCTGGATGAGAACCACCCGGTTGGGGGCTGCACCAACCCCTATGGCAAATCCAAGTACTTCATTGAGGAGATGATACGAGACCTGTGCAAGGCTGAGAAG GACTGGAATGCCATTCTCCTCCGGTATTTCAATCCCATCGGAGCCCATGAGTCAGGAAGAATCGGAGAAGATCCCCAGGGAATCCCCAACAATCTGATGCCCTACGTTGCTCAG GTGGCAGTGGGGCGCCGGGAGTACCTGAGCGTCTTTGGGGACGATTATAAGACAGCTGACGGAACAG GTGTCAGGGATTATATTCATGTTGTGGATCTAGCCAAAGGCCACATCGCTGCTCTGAAGAAACTGAAAGAAAATTGTGGCTGCAAG ATCTACAACCTGGGCACAGGCTGCGGTTACTCCGTCCTGCAAATGATCAAAGCCATGGAGAAAGCATCAGGAAGAGAG ATAAAGTACAAGATCACTGCGCGGCGGGAGGGGGACATCGCCGCCTGCTACGCTGACCCCGCCCTGGCCAAgcaggagctgggctggaaaGCTGCCTTCGGGCTGGACAAGATGT GTGAAGATTTGTGGCGGTGGCAGGTGCAGAATCCCACAGGCTTCAGCAACAACTAG